TCGAGAACATACGCAGATTATTCGATTTTATACCTCAAAACAATATGGAGCTTCCCCCTGAATTCCCTAACGACGACCCCGAGAACCGCGAATGCAGCGAGATAAGTAAGATAATACCAGACAATCCCAACAAACCTTACGATGTAAAAGATATTATTCACGAGATAGTCGATAAGGGAGACTTCTTCGAAGTTCAGGAACTCTGGGCGACTAATATGGTAATCGGTTTTGCACATATGGGCGGAAAATCCGTCGGTATAGTTGCCAATCAACCTAAGCATCTTGCTGGTGTCCTCGATATTAACGCTTCAATTAAGGGCGCAAGATTTGTCAGATTTTGCGATTGTTTTAATATTCCTATAGTGACACTCGAGGACGTTCCGGGCTTCCTTCCTGGAACAATCCAAGAACATGGTGGAATTATTAAACACGGTGCGAAGCTTCTTTACGCTTATGCTGAAGCTACTGTTCCTAAAATAACTATCATCCTCAGGAAGGCTTATGGTGGTGCTTATGACGTTATGGGTTCCAAGCACCTCGCCGCAGATATTAACTACGCGCTCCCAACCGCTGAAATTGCAGTTATGGGGCCCAAAGGCGCGGTAGAGATTATCTTCAGTAAAGAGATTAAAGAATCATCTGAACCGGCGGAAAAAGCCAAGAGACTGGAAGCCGATTACAGAAAAAAATTCGCTAATCCCTTCGTGGCAGCTCAAAAAGGCTATATAGATAATGTTATAGAACCACAGAATACGAGATACAGAATAATTAGGGCCTTAGAGCTCCTTAATGATAAAAAAGATAAGCACCCTTTTAAAAAACACGGAAACATCCCGCTATAAGGAGTTAGAAAATGAATCCATTTCTTGTTGTTACAAACGCCGGTGGGAGCTTCGAAGATGTCCTTGTTCTATCTATAACCGGCATTATTGTAGTTGTCTTGGGTCTATTCGTCCTTTCGCTTGTTGTTTCGCTTTTCCGATTCCTGAATCCGAAAAGCCAAGTTGTAGTGGAATCGAACCCAAAGATTGCATCGCAACCCCCGGTCGAAGAAATAAATAAAAGTCTTTTCTTCGATGTTTCGCAACTCGATACAAATCAAGTATCTGCAATTTTTGCAGCAGTCTCAATCGAATTAAAACTATACCATGAAATAGAACCTGCGGAGCTGACCTTCGATTATCAGCCCCGCGCAATAAGCCCATGGTCAATGGCCAATTAGGCTAACGATAGGAGCGATAATGGGAGAATATATTTTTAATATCGGCGGAAAAGAATACAAAGTCGATGTAAAAGGAATCACAGGGAATCTTGCAACTGTAGTTATCGACGGCAAAGAGGTTGGTGTTACAATAAAGCAATTCGGCAAGCGTGAAACCGCACCGCCTCCCCGAAAAGCCCGTAAAAGAATGAAACCGGAAGTTGTTCAAGCAGCTCCACAGATGCCCGCTGCTAAAGTATCTCAACAAACAACAACTTCTAGTAAAGTAACACTGGTTCACGCACCTATACCGGGTATTATCTTAAAAATCCTAGTAAAAGAAGGTGATAGCGTTAAAACTGGGCAGGATATTATCTTGATGGAGGCTATGAAGATGGAGAACCAAATTCAAGCCACAGCCTCTGGAGTAGTAGCCAAAATCAAGGTTAAGGTTGACGATGCAGTTCAACAAGAAGATGTTTTAATCGAAATCAACCCGACTTAAGGAGTTAACATGGAAACGCTTAAGCTTTTCCTTGAAAGCACCGGTTTTTACAACATTAGCATCCAGAACATGGTGATGCTATTAATTGGATTCATATTCGTTTTTCTCGCGATTAAAAAGGAATATGAACCATTACTTCTTCTACCGATCGGCTTCGGCATATTGATTGGTAATATCCCAATCCCTCCGGGGGCCGTTATTGGAGTCTATGGTGAATCTCCAGAGATGAGATCGGTGTTCAATATACTTTACTTCGGAGTGAAAACCGGAGCCTATCCAGCACTTATCTTTCTAGGAATAGGCGCTATGACCGATTTCTCGACGCTGATTTCCAATCCCAAAACGATAGTCCTTGGGGCCGCTGCTCAAGCCGGTGTATTTTTTACGTTCTTTATGGCAGTGCTTGTTTTTAAATTCGATATTGCTGTTTCGGCTGCTATCGGCTTAATTGGAGGCGCCGACGGACCCACATCGATCTATATCGCGACTAAATTAGCACCACAATACTTAGCACCTATATCAATCGCGGCCTATTCATATATGGCCCTTGTTCCAGTCATTCAACCACCGATCATGAAGCTTCTAACGACCAAGAAAGAACGATTGATAAGGATGCCTCCACCGCGCCATGTTTCAAAAAGAGAAAAAATATTTTTCCCAATTATTGCTTTTTTAATAAGCGCCTATATTGCTCCAGCTGCTTTACCACTATTAGGTTTGCTTTTCTTGGGCAATCTTTTGAAAGAAAGTGGTGTAACCACTAGGCTTGCGAAAACAGCTGCCTCGTCTATCGTTGACACTTTCACCATCTTCATAGGAGTTTGTGTTGGAGCCAGTGCACAAGGAACTACATTCCTTACAATGGAATCTATAAAAATCTTCGTATTGGGTGTAGTTGCCTTTGGAATAGCGACAGCAAGTGGCATTCTCTTCGCTAAACTCATGAATGTTTTTTCGAAAAACAAGATAAATCCACTTATCGGTGCCGCTGGTGTCTCCGCTGTTCCCGATGCCGCAAGAGTAGTCCAGATGGTCGGTAGAAGAGAAGACCCAGATAATCACCTTCTTATGCATGCCATGGGACCGAATGTTGCTGGTGTTATCGGGACTGCCATTGCAGCAGGCATATTCCTGAGCCTTTTCCAATAAAGTGAATAAAATAGATATTGGTGCAAATGTAATCCGGTTCGTTGATGTTGATTCGACGAACCGGGTTGCTCTTTCCTCAAAACACTTCCCTTCGGGAACAATATTTATTGCCAAAACTCAATCTTCAGGTTTAGGAAGGCATAATCGTAAATGGATATCCCCGAAAGGCGGCCTTTATCTTAGCCTACTCCTTAAAGATTTACCAAACATAATCGAGTATCAGATGGCGTCGATCCTGTGTGGTTTTTGTGTTGTAAAAACATGCAAGGATTTCTTACTAGATGGGCATTTCTCAATTAAATGGCCAAACGATATCATTATCGAGGATAAAAAAATATGTGGCATTTTAGCACAAACTGTAGTCTCTGGCGAAAAATCGAGAGGGGCCATCGGTATCGGAATAAATGTAAATAGCAACCTTGAAGATTTCCAGTTTCCTCTTTGCGATAATATAATATCATTGAAAGAGTTAACCGATAATGTAATCCCACTTTCATCGTTCGAGAAAAAATTGATTATATATATAAAAAGCATCTTTAAGAACAATATTAGGAATACTTTTATTGAAAATTTACCTGATATTAACGACTTACTTTACAAGAAAGGTGAACAGGGAAAACTGTTGATCAGAGGCGAAGTCCACAAATATCGCATTATGGGCATTTTGGAAGATTGTAGCATAAGCGTAGAAGACTCTCATGGAAATCAATTAGCTTATTCAATTTGTGAATTTCTCTAAATAGAAAAGTCCCGATCGAATGATCGGGGCTTTTTTGCATTCCCCTTTATCTTGCTATAACTACGGTTCCATTGCAAATTATTTGACCGTTCTGAATAATGATATAGATATACAAACCTTCTGTTACAAATCGGCCTTTCATATCCTGACCATCCCATGATCTCTCTACAACATTAATTAGGTCTAATTCTCGAACGTCTATCCATCTCCTGAAAACCTCGACATTTCTTGTGGTGAATATTACAAGTTCGGCGGTTTCGGAGAACATATATGGGTAATTGAATATGGTATAATCGTTTATCGCATCGCCATTTGGAGTGAACGGGTTCGGGAACACAAGGCACTCTATTTCTGGCTCGACAAGGAACTCTATCGAGTCGGCACTGCAGTTCGGGCCGCATGTGTCGGGGCTATCGCAAAGCGAAACAAGGGCATCAACTGTATCACCACTTACGAACTCGATTCCTTGACCTGTTGGGTAGAAAGTCACCTCGACTGCACGAATCTCGCCGCCAGAGCCTGTCGAACGGACATTCCAATCGACCTGACTATAACCATAATGCGCGCCGTAGATCAACAAGTCGAAACTCGACTCATCGATACCGCTACCATCATCGGTAAGCGTGAAGCTCACCGGCTGCTGGCGGTTGCGCGTCATATAAGTCAGAGGCTCGGTAAACGAGATCGAAGGAGCCGCGAGGTCCATGATAAACTGCCACGAAAGAGGCGTCTCGAGAGGGTTCGCCAGCATATCGTCAGCCGCAACTAAAGCAACATCCACAACTTGACCATCCGCAAAGTTTGGGCTAGGCTCGAAGTAGAGTATCGAGTCAACAGGATAATATGTAAGTTGCGGGCTATCGACACCGTAAGTAACAGACTCGACAACTAGCTCGATTGTCGATTCATCCACGCCATCTTCGTCCCAAAGCCGTATCACAATGCCCTGCGGATCGCAGGCGCAATACCATCCAGGCTCTGGCGTCACTATCTCAGCCCTCGGACCACCGGGAGCTACAAAGAACTCCCAGATATAGGTCGTGTCATTCGCCGGGCAGTCGCGGATATCAGTCGGTGTATCCTCGCCCCAAAGCCTTATCTCCACAAGGTCGCCGCCTGAGAATATCATGCCACAATCCGATGGATCGATTACTATCTCGCCTGTCAACTCATCGAAATTAACACAGGGATCATCGTAAAGCCCATAAACTGCGCCGTTTATCGACACCTCGAAGCTAGCGAAATCCAGCCCAGAGATCGTGTCTAAAACAGCTGCTCTAATCACTGGAAGACGCGTCCGAACTGTGTCTCCAGGAATCGGCTCGAAGCCCCACGCAGTATAAACTGAAAGGTCCATGAAGAAGTCCCAACACACCGGATTTTCCAGCTCGTTGCCCAAAACATCACTGGCACGAACAAGGCAAACATGCACTGTCTCGGCATCCGCGAAAGGAACAGAGGGCTGAATGCTCAGGTTCGGTTCCGACCAGTCCAAATCGGCGTGAGCCGTCGTATAGAAAGTGCTATCCGGCGGCATCGAAGGCCCACTGCGCCAGACTATTATCTGTATTGTCGTGTCATCCACGCCGTTAGCGTCGGTGATAGTCATCGAGATAAACTCCGGATCGCAAGCTGATATCGAGCTATCGCCGGGGTTGACAACATCAGAAACAGGGCCACCCGGCTCGACGAAGAATCGCCAGCAGGAGTCCATCGCGTTGGGGCCGCAGGTGTCAGGGCTATCATAGCTCGCGATGCAGACATCGACGGTATCGCCACCCCAGAACCTAAGCCCGATATCCTCGGGCGTCAAGCAAATATCCTCGCCGTCCCAGCTAACTCCAGCATCGCCATCGCGGTAAACCGTGCCGTTAACAGTAAGCTCCAAGCTTGCCGGATCGATGCCGCTCATGTTATCGCGAAGACCCACACAAATGTCCTGATATATATCCGTAACAATAGCATACTCCGCCGGAACCTGCGAAATGATATACGGTGGGGAATAATCCAGGTAGAAGACCAGCGAATCGCCATCCTCGAGACCGTTGAAGAGCGTGTCCATGGCATCTGTAATAGCGATGAACACGGTCTCGGCATCAGCGAAAGGCGGATCGGGGTTATACCAAAGCCCACCAGTCAAAGGATCATAGCTAAGCTCTGTAGAATCAACAAGATATGTCAATGTGTCGCCGAGGCCCCAAGCACTTCTGGCGACGATAACCTCGATAGAATCCTCGAACAGCGCGTCGTCCTCGGTGTCCGAAAGCAGCATGATAATGCTATCCGGGTCGCACGCCACAAACCATCCTTCGCGCGGATAAAGAATCTGGCCAACAGGACCACCAGGAACAACAGCAAACCGCCAGCAAGTGTCCAGAACATTTGGCAAACAGCCATCGTCGTCGGAGTAGTCATCGGCGAAATCCACAACATAAACGCACCAATCCACGGTATCTCCGCCATGCCAGATCACCGGTGGAACAGCTGCGCTCGGGTCAAACTCGAGCGCGCCACCCAGACCCGAAGGCATCCAGCTCACGCCGGCATCGCCAACATAGTAATCGACACCGTCGATAGTTAAAATAATACTATCGGGGTTAATGCCGGCAAGCGTGTCCCATAAATTGACATAAAAAAGTGGGCTTGTCATGTGAATATCGCCACTGGGCGACTCGCCAAAGGCTATAGGCGAAACGCGATCGACAT
The DNA window shown above is from bacterium and carries:
- a CDS encoding acyl-CoA carboxylase subunit beta, coding for MSIEEKILNLKNRREKACLGGGEKRIENQHKKGKFTARERLIKLLDADSFEEFDMFVEHRCNNFNVDANHIPGDGVVTGYGTINGRKVFVFSHDFTVFGGSLSKTFAEKVLKVMDMAAKVGAPIIGINDSGGARIQEGVDSLAGYGDIFLKNVVYSGVIPQISAVMGPCAGGAVYSPAITDFIFMVKDTSYMFVTGPKVVKTVTNEDVSVENLGGCSVHNAKSGVSHFSCENEDELIENIRRLFDFIPQNNMELPPEFPNDDPENRECSEISKIIPDNPNKPYDVKDIIHEIVDKGDFFEVQELWATNMVIGFAHMGGKSVGIVANQPKHLAGVLDINASIKGARFVRFCDCFNIPIVTLEDVPGFLPGTIQEHGGIIKHGAKLLYAYAEATVPKITIILRKAYGGAYDVMGSKHLAADINYALPTAEIAVMGPKGAVEIIFSKEIKESSEPAEKAKRLEADYRKKFANPFVAAQKGYIDNVIEPQNTRYRIIRALELLNDKKDKHPFKKHGNIPL
- a CDS encoding OadG family protein, with product MNPFLVVTNAGGSFEDVLVLSITGIIVVVLGLFVLSLVVSLFRFLNPKSQVVVESNPKIASQPPVEEINKSLFFDVSQLDTNQVSAIFAAVSIELKLYHEIEPAELTFDYQPRAISPWSMAN
- a CDS encoding biotin/lipoyl-binding protein, whose translation is MGEYIFNIGGKEYKVDVKGITGNLATVVIDGKEVGVTIKQFGKRETAPPPRKARKRMKPEVVQAAPQMPAAKVSQQTTTSSKVTLVHAPIPGIILKILVKEGDSVKTGQDIILMEAMKMENQIQATASGVVAKIKVKVDDAVQQEDVLIEINPT
- a CDS encoding sodium ion-translocating decarboxylase subunit beta; this translates as METLKLFLESTGFYNISIQNMVMLLIGFIFVFLAIKKEYEPLLLLPIGFGILIGNIPIPPGAVIGVYGESPEMRSVFNILYFGVKTGAYPALIFLGIGAMTDFSTLISNPKTIVLGAAAQAGVFFTFFMAVLVFKFDIAVSAAIGLIGGADGPTSIYIATKLAPQYLAPISIAAYSYMALVPVIQPPIMKLLTTKKERLIRMPPPRHVSKREKIFFPIIAFLISAYIAPAALPLLGLLFLGNLLKESGVTTRLAKTAASSIVDTFTIFIGVCVGASAQGTTFLTMESIKIFVLGVVAFGIATASGILFAKLMNVFSKNKINPLIGAAGVSAVPDAARVVQMVGRREDPDNHLLMHAMGPNVAGVIGTAIAAGIFLSLFQ
- a CDS encoding biotin--[acetyl-CoA-carboxylase] ligase encodes the protein MNKIDIGANVIRFVDVDSTNRVALSSKHFPSGTIFIAKTQSSGLGRHNRKWISPKGGLYLSLLLKDLPNIIEYQMASILCGFCVVKTCKDFLLDGHFSIKWPNDIIIEDKKICGILAQTVVSGEKSRGAIGIGINVNSNLEDFQFPLCDNIISLKELTDNVIPLSSFEKKLIIYIKSIFKNNIRNTFIENLPDINDLLYKKGEQGKLLIRGEVHKYRIMGILEDCSISVEDSHGNQLAYSICEFL